In a single window of the Bradyrhizobium erythrophlei genome:
- a CDS encoding 2-hydroxychromene-2-carboxylate isomerase, producing MSTTAPQFMFDFGSPNAFLSHEAIPAIEQRTGVKFEYVPILLGGIFKATNNKSPAETLAGVKNKREFHAIETERFVKRFRVKPYTWNPFFPVNTLNLMRAAVAAQLEGVFEKYVDAAFHHMWGEPKKMDDPEVALKAFTASGLDAAKLFARAQAPEVKAKLVMNTQAAVERGAFGSPTFFVGKEMFFGKEQLREVEEMIAGG from the coding sequence GTGAGCACCACCGCCCCGCAATTCATGTTCGATTTCGGCAGCCCCAATGCATTTCTCAGTCACGAGGCGATCCCGGCGATCGAACAACGCACCGGCGTTAAATTCGAATATGTCCCGATTCTGCTCGGCGGCATCTTCAAGGCCACCAACAACAAGTCTCCGGCCGAGACGCTGGCCGGCGTCAAGAACAAGCGCGAGTTTCATGCGATCGAGACCGAGCGGTTTGTGAAGCGCTTCCGGGTCAAGCCGTACACCTGGAATCCGTTCTTCCCGGTCAACACCCTCAACCTGATGCGCGCCGCCGTGGCCGCGCAGCTCGAGGGCGTGTTCGAGAAATATGTCGATGCCGCGTTTCATCACATGTGGGGCGAGCCCAAGAAGATGGACGATCCGGAAGTGGCGCTGAAGGCGTTCACCGCGTCCGGCCTCGACGCCGCAAAACTGTTTGCGCGCGCGCAAGCACCCGAGGTCAAGGCGAAGCTGGTCATGAACACACAAGCCGCGGTCGAGCGCGGCGCGTTCGGCTCCCCGACCTTCTTCGTCGGCAAGGAGATGTTTTTCGGCAAAGAGCAGCTGCGCGAGGTCGAGGAGATGATCGCGGGCGGTTAG
- the trxA gene encoding thioredoxin, whose protein sequence is MTIEEQGSGPAPQAASDLIKETTTQTFVKDVIEESKRQPVLIDFWAPWCGPCRQLTPILEKAVNAAKGKVKLVKMNIDEHPAIPGQMGIQSIPAVIAFVNGQPADGFMGAVPESQVTAFIGKLTAGMPGEPNIADILKEAEAVLAEGDPATAAQIYAEVLAADATNIAALAGLAKCYVTTGAIEQAKQTLAMVPESKRNDPAVKAVQASIDLAEQAKALGPLTELEQKVAANPLDHQARFDLATALNASGKRSEATHQLLEVVKRDRKWNEDGARKQLVQFFEAWGPTDEATVEGRKRLSTILFS, encoded by the coding sequence GTGACGATAGAAGAGCAGGGTAGCGGCCCGGCGCCGCAGGCGGCTTCGGATCTGATCAAGGAGACGACCACCCAGACGTTCGTGAAGGACGTCATCGAAGAATCAAAACGCCAGCCGGTGCTGATCGACTTCTGGGCGCCGTGGTGCGGCCCCTGCCGCCAGCTCACGCCGATCCTCGAGAAGGCGGTCAATGCCGCCAAGGGCAAGGTCAAGCTGGTCAAGATGAACATCGACGAGCATCCGGCGATCCCGGGCCAGATGGGAATCCAGTCGATCCCGGCCGTAATCGCCTTCGTCAACGGCCAGCCCGCCGACGGCTTCATGGGCGCTGTTCCGGAAAGCCAGGTCACCGCCTTCATCGGCAAGCTGACGGCCGGCATGCCGGGCGAGCCCAATATCGCTGATATCCTCAAAGAGGCCGAAGCCGTGCTGGCGGAGGGCGATCCCGCCACCGCGGCGCAAATCTATGCCGAGGTGCTGGCGGCGGATGCCACCAATATCGCGGCGCTCGCAGGCCTTGCGAAATGTTATGTCACGACCGGCGCGATTGAACAGGCCAAGCAGACCCTTGCCATGGTCCCGGAATCGAAACGCAACGACCCGGCCGTCAAGGCGGTGCAGGCGTCGATCGATCTCGCCGAGCAGGCCAAGGCGCTCGGGCCTCTGACCGAACTGGAACAGAAAGTCGCCGCAAATCCGCTCGATCATCAGGCGCGTTTCGATCTGGCGACCGCGCTCAATGCCAGCGGCAAGCGCAGCGAGGCGACCCACCAGCTGCTCGAAGTGGTCAAGCGAGACCGGAAATGGAACGAGGACGGCGCGCGAAAGCAGTTGGTGCAGTTCTTCGAGGCCTGGGGCCCGACCGACGAAGCCACCGTTGAGGGGCGAAAGCGGCTGTCGACGATCCTGTTTTCATAG
- a CDS encoding SDR family oxidoreductase, translated as MTSLKGKTLFVSGGSRGIGLAIALRAARDGANVAIAAKTAEPHPRLKGTIYTAADEIRAAGGKALPILCDIREEAQVVAAVDKTVAEFGGIDICVNNASAISLTDSQATDMKRFDLMMDINTRGTFMVSKYCIPHLKKADNPHILMLSPPLDMKQKWFEHSTAYTIAKFGMSLCVLGLSGELKAAGVAVNALWPRTTIATAAVGNLLGGDAMMRASRKPDIMGDAAYAIFTKPSREFTGQFCIDDKLLYASGVRDFEPYRVDPSVPLRSDFFVPDDDVPPSGVTVLALSSVGEAQKSR; from the coding sequence ATGACATCCCTCAAAGGCAAGACACTGTTCGTATCCGGCGGCAGTCGAGGCATTGGGCTGGCGATCGCGCTGCGTGCCGCGCGCGACGGCGCCAATGTCGCGATCGCCGCGAAAACCGCCGAGCCGCATCCGCGGCTCAAGGGCACCATCTACACCGCCGCCGACGAGATCCGCGCCGCCGGCGGCAAGGCGTTGCCGATCCTGTGCGATATCCGCGAGGAGGCCCAGGTCGTCGCGGCGGTCGACAAGACCGTCGCCGAATTCGGCGGCATCGACATCTGCGTCAACAACGCCAGCGCCATCAGCCTGACCGATTCGCAAGCCACCGACATGAAGCGGTTCGACCTGATGATGGATATCAACACCCGCGGCACCTTCATGGTGTCGAAATACTGTATCCCGCATCTGAAGAAGGCGGACAATCCGCATATCCTGATGCTGTCGCCGCCGCTCGACATGAAACAAAAATGGTTCGAGCACTCCACCGCCTATACCATCGCCAAATTTGGCATGAGCCTGTGCGTGCTCGGGCTATCTGGCGAACTGAAAGCCGCGGGCGTCGCGGTCAACGCGCTGTGGCCGCGCACCACCATCGCCACCGCCGCGGTCGGCAATCTCCTCGGAGGCGACGCCATGATGCGCGCCAGCCGCAAGCCCGACATCATGGGCGACGCGGCCTATGCCATCTTCACGAAGCCGTCGCGCGAATTCACCGGGCAGTTCTGCATCGATGACAAGCTGCTCTACGCCAGCGGCGTGCGCGACTTCGAGCCCTACCGGGTCGATCCCTCCGTACCGCTCAGGTCGGATTTCTTCGTGCCCGACGACGACGTGCCGCCGTCCGGCGTTACCGTGCTGGCGCTGTCTTCCGTTGGCGAGGCTCAGAAGTCGCGCTAG
- a CDS encoding c-type cytochrome — protein MRSASIGVILTAIIFGLPAQAADDAAGKEKAELCAGCHGENGISQTENIPSLAGQPDQFTQWQLVFFRSGARKNELMQPIVEQINNEDIRNLGAYFAALTPPKASAPDDNPDLSKKGAQAAVGRRCASCHTDTFAGTKAVARLAGQREEYLVKALHDYKSGARSGGAGAAMSDVAYPLSDEEITALAHYLAHL, from the coding sequence ATGCGGAGTGCCTCGATCGGGGTTATTTTGACTGCAATTATTTTCGGATTACCGGCCCAAGCCGCCGATGATGCCGCCGGCAAGGAAAAGGCCGAGCTGTGCGCCGGCTGTCACGGCGAAAACGGTATTTCGCAAACCGAGAACATTCCCTCGCTGGCGGGCCAGCCGGACCAGTTCACCCAGTGGCAGCTGGTGTTCTTCCGCAGCGGCGCGCGCAAGAACGAGCTGATGCAGCCGATCGTCGAGCAGATCAACAACGAGGACATCCGCAATCTCGGCGCCTATTTCGCTGCTCTGACGCCGCCGAAGGCTTCCGCACCCGACGACAATCCCGATCTATCCAAAAAGGGTGCGCAGGCCGCCGTGGGACGGCGCTGTGCGTCGTGCCACACCGATACATTTGCCGGAACCAAAGCGGTGGCGCGCCTCGCCGGCCAGCGCGAGGAATATCTGGTCAAGGCGCTGCACGACTACAAGTCGGGCGCGCGATCCGGCGGCGCCGGGGCAGCGATGTCGGACGTCGCCTATCCCCTCAGCGATGAGGAAATCACCGCGCTCGCGCATTATCTCGCGCATTTGTAG
- a CDS encoding antibiotic biosynthesis monooxygenase family protein: MFSVIFEVQPRAEQWNAYLDKAKMLRPELEQIDGFVDNIRYRSLTREGLILSLSGWRDEKSLVRWRTKVRHHDAQAKGRSEILQNYHLRVGQVTKDNQLPPGHALCEQRLDETEVGEGTTITLINATRPKAWTETGNAADCAEFLGLNPDADGLVAWDVFDAVLTPGELILMISWRDNAAAEAFDNEFTVPDGFRARRVRVVRDYGMFDRREAPQYYPDAKGAVTIHS, translated from the coding sequence ATGTTTTCCGTGATTTTCGAGGTTCAACCACGCGCCGAACAATGGAATGCGTATCTCGACAAGGCCAAGATGTTGCGGCCGGAGCTTGAGCAGATCGACGGCTTTGTCGACAACATTCGCTACCGCAGCCTCACCCGGGAAGGCCTGATATTGTCGCTGTCTGGCTGGCGGGATGAAAAATCCCTCGTCCGCTGGCGTACCAAAGTCAGGCACCACGATGCGCAGGCGAAAGGGCGCTCCGAAATTCTGCAGAATTATCATCTGCGGGTCGGACAGGTGACGAAAGACAATCAGCTGCCGCCCGGTCACGCGCTTTGTGAACAAAGGCTCGATGAAACCGAAGTCGGCGAAGGCACCACGATCACTCTGATCAACGCCACGCGGCCGAAGGCGTGGACCGAGACCGGCAATGCCGCCGATTGCGCCGAATTTCTCGGCCTCAATCCGGATGCGGACGGCCTCGTGGCGTGGGACGTGTTCGACGCCGTGCTGACGCCGGGCGAACTCATTCTGATGATTTCGTGGCGCGACAATGCCGCCGCCGAGGCGTTCGACAACGAATTCACCGTGCCGGATGGGTTTCGGGCGCGCCGTGTCCGCGTGGTGCGCGATTACGGCATGTTCGACCGCCGCGAGGCGCCGCAATATTATCCCGACGCCAAGGGCGCCGTCACGATCCATTCGTGA
- a CDS encoding nuclear transport factor 2 family protein → MSKDIDELTKLNKDYVDSVQNSDVKRFDQILADDFYCTLPDKSFVDRAEFLKYTAIPVKIKNLTAQDIRIRVMGDFAIIHARTSYTTSEGQQAWGRYTDCWARQNGRWLAVSAHVSR, encoded by the coding sequence ATGAGTAAGGATATCGATGAACTGACGAAGCTGAATAAGGACTACGTCGATTCCGTCCAGAATTCCGATGTCAAACGCTTCGACCAAATTCTGGCCGACGATTTTTATTGCACGCTCCCGGACAAGTCATTTGTCGATCGCGCCGAATTTCTCAAATACACGGCGATTCCGGTCAAGATCAAGAATCTCACCGCGCAGGATATCAGGATTCGCGTGATGGGAGATTTCGCGATCATTCATGCGCGCACCAGTTACACCACCTCCGAGGGTCAACAAGCCTGGGGTCGCTATACCGATTGCTGGGCCAGGCAGAACGGACGCTGGCTCGCGGTTTCGGCGCACGTTTCACGGTAG
- a CDS encoding DUF488 domain-containing protein, translated as MTDFVIKRVYDPPSGKDGIRILVDRLWPRGLRKDAAALDLWAKDLAPTPSLRQWFDHRPERFAEFKRRYRDELKGNRAVADVLGQVGKAKATLLYAARDPAVNHAVVLAEFLNKSRPRKPVRKA; from the coding sequence ATGACCGATTTTGTGATCAAGCGTGTATACGACCCGCCTTCGGGCAAGGATGGCATCCGCATCTTGGTTGACCGTCTATGGCCGCGAGGCCTGCGCAAGGATGCGGCGGCCCTTGATCTCTGGGCTAAGGATCTGGCGCCGACGCCGTCGCTTCGGCAGTGGTTCGACCACCGCCCTGAAAGATTTGCGGAGTTCAAGCGCCGATATCGCGACGAATTGAAGGGCAACCGCGCCGTTGCTGATGTGCTTGGCCAAGTCGGAAAGGCGAAGGCGACGCTTCTTTATGCCGCCAGGGATCCCGCCGTGAACCACGCGGTGGTGCTTGCGGAATTCCTGAACAAATCGCGTCCGCGGAAGCCGGTCAGGAAGGCCTAG
- a CDS encoding acetolactate synthase large subunit yields MTKGADLLVAALESEGVKRIFGLPGEENLDVVESLRNSRIEMILTRHEQAASFMAATQGRLTGRPGVCLSTLGPGALNFTTGAAYAHLGAMPMLMITGQKAIKSARQARFQIVDIVGAMRPLTKMTRQIVSAASIPTIVRDAFRVAVEERPGPVHIELPEDIAAEQADVALVPPHPIDRPVAPASALDRAVAMILASKHPLIMIGAASNRPRLVEPLSDFVRRCRIPFFNTQMGKGAVTGGSNLYLGTAALSERDYVHDAIDCADLIIAIGHDTVEKPPFLMSQIGGPRVLYVGYVSATVEEVFHPDAEVVGDIGATVTALADRLDGALVPDPDILALRREILGHINERADSDQFPVIPQRLVRDVRAVMPEDGIVCLDNGMYKIWFARNYRTHVANTLLLDNALATMGAGLASAMAAKLLDPHRRVMAVCGDGGFMMNSQELETAMRLKLNLVVLIVEDRAYGMIRWKQAVDGFADFGMTFGNPDFVKYAESYGARGHRIAAAGELVPTLEAAFAAGGVHLVVVPVDYSENTRVFVDELGGRAPETEPG; encoded by the coding sequence ATGACCAAAGGCGCCGATCTGCTGGTTGCCGCGCTGGAAAGCGAGGGCGTCAAACGCATCTTCGGCCTCCCCGGGGAGGAGAACCTGGATGTCGTGGAATCGCTTCGTAATTCACGAATCGAGATGATCCTCACGCGGCATGAGCAGGCGGCGTCGTTCATGGCCGCCACCCAGGGCCGCCTGACCGGGAGGCCCGGCGTTTGCCTGTCGACCCTGGGCCCGGGCGCGCTGAATTTCACCACCGGCGCGGCCTACGCGCATCTCGGTGCGATGCCGATGCTGATGATCACCGGCCAGAAGGCCATCAAGAGCGCACGGCAGGCGCGCTTTCAGATTGTCGATATCGTGGGCGCGATGCGCCCTCTGACCAAGATGACGCGGCAGATCGTCTCCGCCGCCTCGATTCCGACCATCGTGCGCGACGCCTTCCGCGTTGCGGTCGAAGAACGGCCCGGCCCGGTCCATATCGAACTTCCCGAGGATATCGCCGCCGAGCAAGCCGACGTCGCCCTGGTGCCACCGCATCCGATCGACCGGCCGGTCGCGCCGGCCTCGGCGCTGGATCGGGCGGTTGCCATGATTCTTGCGTCGAAGCATCCGCTTATCATGATCGGGGCTGCCAGTAACCGGCCCCGGCTGGTCGAGCCGCTTTCCGATTTCGTGCGCCGCTGCCGCATCCCCTTCTTCAACACGCAAATGGGCAAGGGTGCGGTAACGGGCGGATCCAACCTCTATCTGGGAACGGCGGCGCTCTCGGAGCGCGACTATGTTCACGACGCCATCGATTGCGCGGACCTGATCATCGCCATCGGCCACGACACCGTCGAAAAGCCGCCCTTTCTGATGAGCCAGATCGGCGGCCCCAGGGTGCTGTATGTCGGCTACGTCTCGGCGACCGTCGAGGAAGTGTTTCATCCCGACGCAGAAGTGGTCGGCGACATCGGAGCGACCGTCACCGCGCTGGCCGATCGATTGGACGGAGCGCTTGTTCCGGATCCGGATATCCTTGCCTTGCGACGGGAAATACTCGGCCACATCAACGAACGCGCCGACAGCGATCAGTTCCCGGTGATCCCGCAGCGGCTGGTCAGGGATGTCAGGGCCGTCATGCCCGAAGACGGCATCGTCTGTCTCGACAACGGCATGTACAAGATATGGTTCGCGCGAAACTATCGCACGCATGTCGCCAACACGCTCCTGCTCGACAACGCTTTGGCCACCATGGGCGCAGGCCTTGCGTCAGCCATGGCGGCCAAGCTCCTCGACCCGCATCGCCGCGTCATGGCGGTGTGCGGCGACGGTGGCTTCATGATGAACAGCCAGGAACTCGAGACGGCGATGCGTCTGAAGCTCAATCTGGTTGTGCTGATCGTCGAGGACCGGGCTTACGGCATGATCCGCTGGAAGCAGGCGGTCGACGGGTTTGCCGACTTCGGCATGACGTTCGGAAATCCCGATTTTGTGAAGTACGCTGAATCCTATGGAGCGCGTGGCCACCGCATCGCAGCCGCCGGCGAACTCGTTCCGACGCTGGAAGCGGCCTTCGCCGCCGGCGGCGTTCACCTCGTGGTGGTGCCGGTCGATTACAGCGAGAATACGCGCGTGTTTGTGGACGAACTCGGCGGCCGGGCGCCGGAGACTGAGCCGGGCTGA
- a CDS encoding SDR family oxidoreductase, with translation MQKRNATAAVIGAGDYIGAEIAKKFAAEGFTVFAGRRDGAKLEPLVREIEASGGSIVARTLDARKEDEVASFLNDADEHAPLEVCIFNVGANVNFPILETTDRVFRKVWEMACWAGFLAGRESARLMVPRGQGNIFFTGATASLRGGSGFAAFASAKFGLRAVAQSMARELGPKNIHVAHLIIDSGVDTAWVRQRREQLWGKEALDNPDLLMPPASVAASYWQLYQQPRSAWTFELEIRPFGEKW, from the coding sequence ATGCAAAAACGCAACGCAACGGCCGCGGTGATCGGCGCCGGAGACTATATCGGCGCCGAGATCGCCAAGAAATTCGCCGCCGAAGGGTTCACCGTGTTCGCGGGCCGACGCGACGGCGCCAAGCTCGAGCCGCTGGTCCGGGAGATCGAGGCCTCGGGCGGATCGATCGTCGCGCGCACCCTGGATGCGCGGAAGGAAGACGAGGTCGCCTCCTTCCTCAATGACGCCGACGAGCACGCGCCGCTCGAAGTCTGCATCTTCAACGTCGGCGCCAACGTCAACTTTCCGATCCTGGAGACCACCGACCGCGTGTTCCGCAAGGTCTGGGAAATGGCCTGCTGGGCGGGCTTTTTAGCCGGACGCGAGTCGGCGCGCTTAATGGTGCCACGCGGCCAGGGCAATATCTTCTTCACCGGCGCGACCGCGTCGCTGCGCGGTGGCAGCGGCTTTGCGGCCTTTGCCAGCGCCAAATTCGGATTGCGCGCGGTGGCGCAATCGATGGCGCGCGAGCTCGGGCCGAAGAACATCCACGTCGCGCATCTGATTATCGATTCCGGCGTCGACACCGCATGGGTACGGCAGCGCCGCGAGCAACTCTGGGGCAAGGAGGCGCTCGATAATCCGGATTTGCTGATGCCGCCGGCGTCGGTCGCTGCCTCCTACTGGCAGCTTTACCAGCAGCCGCGCAGCGCCTGGACGTTCGAGCTTGAAATCCGCCCGTTCGGGGAAAAGTGGTAG
- a CDS encoding NADPH-dependent FMN reductase — protein sequence MTHRILVFYGSYRSDRMGIRLADYVVKGLRARGEDVELIDAKAVGLPMLDRMYKEYPAGSAPEPMAALAGKIRAADAFVFVAGEYNWGMQPGLKNLTDHFLEEWFWRPAAIVSYSAGRLAGARSNFLWHGTLCEMGMVVISSTLSLGPIAETLTANGEPQGHAGQHLDGAFPRFADDLAWWAEAARSQRARKAPPY from the coding sequence ATGACCCATCGCATTCTCGTATTCTACGGTTCATATCGCTCGGATCGGATGGGAATCCGCCTCGCCGATTATGTCGTGAAGGGTCTCCGCGCACGCGGCGAGGATGTCGAACTGATCGACGCCAAGGCCGTGGGATTGCCGATGCTCGATCGGATGTACAAGGAGTATCCGGCGGGTTCAGCGCCGGAGCCCATGGCGGCGCTTGCAGGCAAGATTCGCGCGGCCGATGCATTCGTCTTCGTCGCCGGTGAATACAACTGGGGAATGCAGCCGGGCCTGAAAAACCTCACTGACCATTTTCTCGAGGAGTGGTTCTGGCGGCCGGCCGCCATCGTGAGCTATTCGGCGGGACGCCTCGCCGGGGCGCGGTCCAATTTTCTCTGGCATGGAACTCTGTGCGAGATGGGCATGGTGGTGATCTCGAGCACGCTGAGCCTTGGACCGATCGCGGAGACGCTGACCGCCAATGGCGAGCCGCAAGGTCATGCCGGACAGCACCTTGACGGCGCCTTCCCGCGCTTTGCGGATGACCTGGCGTGGTGGGCCGAGGCTGCACGGTCGCAACGTGCGCGAAAGGCGCCGCCGTACTGA
- a CDS encoding PQQ-dependent sugar dehydrogenase, with translation MKSAFNRSVLALAAIVIAAGAAQVNAQQKPLKKYESGNKEFWTHPPDDWFLGDETEAQKGLAPPSGPPTGASEAELATMMKKIKLPPGFKIEVYAPGVLAARQMAWGDKGTLFVGSFGLGNVYAITDKDGKKEVKTILKGLNMPTGLAFKDGALYVIAVDKLIRYDNAEANLDKLGDGKVVYDDMPSYAAHGWKYLAADKDGWFYIPFGPPFNIGIPPTSVSQIRRVDPKTGNAEIVALGVRNSVGGDVDPRSGKYWFTENARDWMSDDMPSDKLNMISKLGENFGYPHCHQGDTPDPKFAMGHKCSEFTPPVLNLGAHVAPLGMKFYTGDQFPADYKDNILIAEHGSWNRHKYQGGRIVRVIVGPDGKNPKQEVFASGWIEGDQGYLGRPDDIILAKDGSILVADDWAGAIYRISYKK, from the coding sequence ATGAAATCGGCCTTCAATCGATCCGTATTAGCACTTGCAGCAATCGTCATTGCCGCCGGCGCCGCTCAGGTCAACGCACAGCAAAAACCACTGAAGAAATACGAGTCCGGCAACAAGGAATTCTGGACCCATCCGCCGGACGACTGGTTCCTCGGCGACGAGACCGAGGCGCAAAAGGGCTTGGCACCGCCATCGGGTCCGCCGACCGGCGCGTCGGAAGCCGAACTCGCCACGATGATGAAGAAGATCAAGCTGCCGCCGGGCTTCAAGATCGAAGTCTATGCGCCGGGCGTGCTGGCGGCGCGGCAGATGGCCTGGGGCGACAAGGGCACGCTGTTCGTCGGCTCGTTCGGCCTCGGCAACGTTTACGCCATTACCGACAAGGACGGCAAGAAAGAGGTCAAGACCATCCTCAAGGGGCTGAACATGCCCACCGGGCTGGCCTTCAAGGATGGCGCGCTGTACGTCATCGCGGTCGACAAGCTGATTCGGTACGACAATGCCGAAGCCAATCTCGATAAGCTCGGCGACGGCAAGGTGGTTTATGACGACATGCCGTCCTACGCGGCACATGGCTGGAAATATCTGGCCGCTGACAAGGATGGCTGGTTCTACATTCCGTTCGGACCTCCCTTCAACATCGGGATTCCGCCGACCAGCGTCTCGCAAATCCGCCGCGTCGATCCCAAGACCGGCAACGCCGAAATCGTGGCGCTCGGCGTCCGCAACAGCGTCGGCGGCGATGTCGATCCGCGCAGCGGCAAATACTGGTTCACCGAAAACGCCCGTGACTGGATGAGCGACGACATGCCGAGCGACAAGCTCAACATGATCTCGAAATTGGGCGAGAACTTCGGCTATCCGCATTGCCATCAGGGCGACACACCGGATCCAAAGTTCGCGATGGGTCACAAATGTTCGGAGTTCACCCCGCCGGTGCTCAATCTCGGCGCGCATGTGGCTCCGCTCGGCATGAAGTTCTATACCGGCGACCAGTTTCCCGCCGATTATAAGGACAACATCCTGATCGCCGAGCATGGCTCGTGGAACCGGCATAAATATCAGGGCGGTCGGATCGTGCGCGTGATCGTCGGTCCGGACGGCAAGAACCCGAAACAGGAAGTATTCGCATCCGGCTGGATCGAAGGCGACCAGGGCTATCTTGGCCGGCCGGACGATATCATTCTGGCCAAGGATGGTTCCATCCTCGTTGCCGACGACTGGGCCGGCGCGATCTATCGCATCAGCTACAAGAAGTAA
- the panE gene encoding 2-dehydropantoate 2-reductase: MRVLVVGAGAIGGYFGGRLLQAGRDVTFLVRPRRAAELAAAGLVIKSPNGDVTLKNPPVVQADKLNEKFDVVLLSCKAFDLDDAINSFAPAVGPRTTIIPLLNGMLHLDVLDKSFGRERVLGGLCAIAVTLNDKREVVQLQPMQSLNFGERDGKLSDRVRAIAEVFASGKFGAAASEHILQEMWEKWVFLATLAASTCLMRTSVGNILAVPGGKDFILGALDECSAVASAEGYAPRPPFLERTRGMLTAEGSQMTASMFRDIKMGAPVEADHVIGDLIARGDAAKAPVPRLRTAYTHLKAYEKQRG, encoded by the coding sequence ATGCGTGTTCTCGTAGTCGGTGCCGGGGCGATCGGCGGGTATTTCGGCGGCAGGTTGCTTCAGGCCGGCCGCGATGTGACGTTTCTGGTCCGGCCGCGGCGCGCGGCGGAACTCGCTGCCGCCGGCCTCGTGATCAAAAGCCCCAACGGCGACGTCACGCTGAAAAATCCGCCGGTCGTTCAGGCCGACAAACTCAACGAAAAATTCGACGTGGTGCTGCTGAGCTGCAAGGCGTTCGATCTCGACGACGCCATAAATTCGTTTGCGCCGGCGGTGGGGCCGCGGACGACGATCATCCCGCTGCTCAACGGCATGCTGCACCTGGATGTGCTGGACAAGAGCTTCGGGCGCGAGCGTGTGCTTGGTGGCCTCTGTGCCATCGCCGTGACGCTCAACGACAAGCGCGAGGTGGTTCAGCTCCAGCCGATGCAGTCGCTCAATTTCGGGGAACGCGACGGCAAGCTGTCGGACCGCGTCCGCGCCATCGCGGAAGTCTTCGCCAGCGGCAAGTTCGGCGCGGCGGCCAGCGAACATATTCTGCAGGAGATGTGGGAGAAATGGGTGTTCCTGGCTACGCTCGCGGCCTCGACCTGCCTGATGCGCACCTCGGTCGGCAATATTCTGGCCGTGCCCGGCGGCAAGGATTTTATCCTCGGCGCGCTCGATGAATGCAGCGCGGTCGCATCGGCCGAGGGTTACGCGCCCCGCCCGCCATTTCTGGAGCGTACCCGCGGCATGCTGACCGCGGAAGGATCGCAGATGACCGCGTCGATGTTCCGCGACATCAAGATGGGTGCCCCGGTCGAAGCCGATCACGTGATCGGCGATTTGATCGCGCGCGGCGATGCCGCAAAGGCGCCGGTGCCGCGGTTGCGCACCGCTTACACGCATTTGAAGGCGTACGAGAAGCAGCGGGGGTGA
- a CDS encoding DUF2239 family protein, which translates to MNPGSDALYIAFEGDRCIASGDLHDVARAAKQKLDRRKDASILVFDGRNSGPVEIDLRGSLDDVLARLPDIADVRAADDDAASPAPRGPGRPKLGVVAREVTLLPRHWEWLARQSGGASVALRKLVEAARRTGEGGDRLREAQEAVYRFMSVMAGNRPHYEGAVRALFAGDCRGFEKLIAEWPVDVRDHTAKLAERAFDRELRARAG; encoded by the coding sequence ATGAACCCCGGATCTGACGCGCTCTATATCGCTTTTGAAGGTGACCGCTGCATCGCATCAGGCGATCTCCATGACGTCGCCCGGGCGGCGAAACAAAAGCTCGATCGGCGCAAGGACGCGTCGATTCTTGTTTTCGATGGCAGGAACAGCGGCCCGGTCGAAATCGACCTTCGCGGCTCCCTCGACGACGTGTTGGCACGACTGCCTGACATCGCGGACGTACGCGCCGCGGATGACGATGCCGCTTCACCAGCGCCGCGCGGTCCGGGCCGTCCGAAACTGGGCGTGGTCGCGCGCGAAGTCACGCTATTGCCACGGCACTGGGAATGGCTGGCCCGGCAATCGGGCGGCGCCTCGGTCGCGCTGCGCAAACTGGTCGAGGCGGCGAGGCGAACCGGCGAGGGCGGGGATCGCCTCCGCGAGGCGCAGGAAGCGGTCTATCGTTTCATGTCGGTCATGGCCGGCAACAGGCCGCATTACGAAGGCGCGGTCCGCGCGCTGTTCGCCGGCGATTGCCGCGGTTTCGAAAAATTGATTGCCGAATGGCCCGTGGACGTACGCGACCACACCGCAAAGCTCGCGGAACGGGCGTTCGATCGCGAACTGCGGGCGCGCGCCGGTTGA